The following proteins are encoded in a genomic region of Takifugu rubripes chromosome 21, fTakRub1.2, whole genome shotgun sequence:
- the cabin1 gene encoding calcineurin-binding protein cabin-1 isoform X1, protein MIRIAALNAASTAADESQDPLKTHKSQTKEAQEAEAFALYHKALDLQKHDKFEESSKAYHELLKKPLLKEAMPSDDHRVGVKHPGLILKYSTFKNLATMAATQDDLETAMEFYLEAVILDSTDVNMWYKIGQVALRLVRIPLARHAFEEGLHCNPDHWPCMDNLITVLYTLSDYTCCLYFIAKALERDHCYTKGLVLKERIFEEQPCLKQDTMQMFTKCHVSIHYVEVEKEEQDSILEEARELRRRRQMLSRCDPQPDLVLIQPVHCLTWKNLGESLLAMYKHQTTCEPPRPSLGRRIDLSEYCNQILLQNFPQPTSPICLGPSTILSSSPSSSLPPVALAEPAALPQAQAQAPPQPQALPQLQALPQPQALPQPQALPQPQALPPPQPQPQPQPQPQPQPQPSLTQNTVEINTTILPIATAMDVSLTDKVKKAPKRKRVVEDIGETAKRRSARVRNTKCKKEEKIDFQELLYKYLPSRLKKFDPDNDDESLSNLETQCDDKDDLQLLHGSSLPTGSVDYMESEQQDVHNFLLNNISNGGILDLKMRYLKAVGQKFLKEWPRGLAAVVLEVYQTWRKHSSGLPNPLLRDCSNQHIREMLTMSLACMELKLEQWSHTKGKNTSPRSSSISPGDDECHSEFPGKHFQGDLLLLALGSCQKDLFENDWLDVMVRVYWLKARFLALQGDMDLALESYDVCTGLLQSKPKNHEGKHYTISLPNLRVDAAISVEEIEKRLKSLERCQSLEEIQRLFESAEFDSVVRLLQPTLSYVSRGKTLEFVSSTPERPAQLILLQNSLLKLEDVQQCLECSEQALNEALQQLTSAPHGTPPTKEEWVCTIRKLLDGIEVCFTKDSQLLSNFPHFSSLSRLANNLIQLINLSMSTSDDPKEPYFFSVLPWIVLYRIIKHEEAAFDCVLQQHMSVGDDEDESDAPILPSSLALLNTAHEYLGRRSLCCSSDGTLLKFYVRVLEKELAISSKTDSHPYKEELEMALEQCFFCLYAYPSKKSKARYLDDHSSPQVELHWNNALFMFQYFKPKSLPEFDSYKTSTVSAELANLLRRFASIAPPSDTPKLTMEEVSAYIEGMTEKAPCLPEGSAPPPPITDEIHYLLADYHFKNKEQSKAIKFYVNDICVCPTRFDSWAGMALARASRIQEKLNSNELKSDIPIWKHSQAVLNCFKRALEIDSSNLSLWIEYGTMSYALHSFASRQLKQWRNEPEMVERRDAMLETALQCFQGASRCECDSDEEEWLIHYMLGKIAEKRKEPPVEYLQLYKKAAHYLHEEAARYPRKIHYHNPPDLAMEALELHFRLGATILKLLEANESDLDHELLFNLLVEAATGPFARGEEKSMPSMPRSLEKEKPPSMMDFNCPSVCVNNTLITSRPSAATPGLTSPLYVAAPFDHDYAKRKTLRRQQWQQQQQRQEERQADASPEFDHDYCLPRSPLWLASLNERSQDSEVVMLSDSNSTQDPFTDPTSSQDSSHKTVFGKASSSSSESTTPVKDGHSTSEDTHLVFNSSVASQGENFGILTEEKVIQEVVECVVVTLPETQKVPVEPCPQPVPVPATPPKLSGPSLQAAPQTPASEGKKKPEPPAEVIEVPKSLPADRVEQRRTLVEMCVRILFLCLSRFPQHYKSLYRLAFFYTNSKTHQNLQWARDVLLGSGVPWQQLKHMPAQGLFCERNKTNLFNGIWRIPVDEIDRPGSFASHMNRSIVLLLEVLYQLKDHDTLLKVSFMLQRTPDQGKKYLRDGDRQVLAKRAFFLTVKVLEDNLNTLTGVSEQPHKVPGTPSVGEMTTTDVSNKPSSEDNRTALPKKPRLADGVAYTVSRDASQAPLAPPVLQPTDKSKESLPEKVDTSGTDGHKAGSEEPMDLGTGIWRRPAGPTEQQTEAGTSAEPLQKVEVGRTSELSLEDLSISSRQQQQLQASATTKVTLPTSGTDQGTPRRPSRKRKLLEDVESGKTLLLDAYRVWQHGQKVMTYDLGRVEKIMSETYMLIKQVDEDVALDQAVKFCQIQLATSAQRQTSVDAPTTPKYSKEHREYFFPASLPTPVLLSQVACHPPSSQDAHAKVAYEPLNKLSRPPAPAFYEQSPAPQQRRGAAATALTPHTGEQEEPLEGVSYRQQESHLCQQMKLASVSQGGQESAAAGWFQEEPASCSTAQPGPDQQQQFTSNEHSKLPDPNRIRSRIPPSMPKLFIPSTVKFPPEITVTPPTPTLLSPKGSISEETKQKLKNVILSSQSAATVKKDTLSQPVLEVQETSSQESSLESESEEEEEEEEYMDT, encoded by the exons ATG ATTCGCATTGCAGCACTAAACGCTGCTTCAACAGCTGCAGATGAGTCCCAAGACCCGCTGAAAACCCACAAGAGCCAGACTAAAGAGGCTCAG GAAGCTGAGGCGTTTGCTTTATATCATAAAGCATTAGATCTCCAAAAACATGACAAGTTTGAAGAGTCTTCCAAGGCTTACCATGAGCTCCTCAAAAAGCCGCTGCTCAAAGAG GCGATGCCTTCAGACGACCACCGAGTGGGTGTCAAGCATCCTGGACTGATTTTGAAATACTCTACATTTAAAAATTTGGCCACCATGGCAGCAACACAGGATGACCTAGAGACTGCTATGGAGTTTTATTTAGAG GCTGTAATTTTGGACTCCACTGACGTCAACATGTGGTACAAAATCGGGCAGGTGGCTCTGCGACTTGTGCGCATTCCTTTGGCTCGGCATGCCTTTGAGGAGGGATTACATTGTAACCCAGACCACTGGCCCTGCATGGACAACCTCATCACTGTTCTGTACACCCTCAGCGACTACACAT GCTGTTTGTACTTCATCGCTAAAGCTCTGGAGCGAGATCACTGTTACACTAAAGGTCTAGTGCTGAAGGAGAGGATCTTTGAGGAGCAGCCCTGCCTGAAGCAAGACACTATGCAGATGTTCACGAAATG CCACGTATCGATTCACTATGTGGaagtggagaaagaggagcaggactCCATCTTGGAAGAGGCGAGGGAGCTGAGGAGGCGCAGACAAATGCTGTCTCGCTGTGACCCACAGCCCGACCTGGTCCTGATCCAGCCAGTCCACTGCCTCAC ATGGAAGAATCTTGGTGAAAGCCTGTTGGCCATGTACAAGCACCAGACCACATGCGAGCCCCCACGCCCGAGCCTCGGCCGCAGGATTGATTTGTCAGAGTATTGTAACCAAATCCTCCTCCAGAACTTTCCTCAGCCCACCAGTCCCATCTGTTTGGGCCCTTCCACCATTTTAAGCAGCAGTCCGAGTTCTTCCCTCCCGCCAGTGGCCCTGGCCGAGCCTGCAGCCCtgcctcaggctcaggctcaggcccCGCCTCAGCCTCAGGCCCTGCCTCAGCTTCAGGCCCTGCCTCAGCCTCAGGCCCTGCCTCAGCCTCAGGCCCTGCCTCAGCCTCAGGCCCTGCCTccgcctcagcctcagcctcagcctcagcctcagcctcagcctcagcctcagccaaGCCTCACCCAGAACACCGTGGAGATCAACACCACCATTCTGCCCATCG CTACAGCCATGGATGTGTCGCTCACTGATAAAGTTAAGAAAGCACCAAAAAGGAAACGAGTGGTGGAAGATATCGGGGAAACAGCCAAGCGACGCTCGGCTCGTGTTCGGAACACAAAATgcaagaaggaggagaagattgATTTTCAGGAACTGCTTTATAAATACCTCCCATCGAG gctGAAGAAGTTTGATCCTGATAACGATGATGAAAGTCTGAGTAACCTGGAGACGCAGTGTGATGACAAAGAtgatctgcagctcctccatggCAGCTCTCTGCCTACTGGCTCTGTTGATTACATGGAATCTG aACAACAGGATGTGCACAACTTCCTCCTCAATAACATCAGTAATGGCGGCATCCTGGACTTGAAGATGCGCTATTTGAAAGCAGTGGGTCAGAAGTTCCTGAAGGAGTGGCCTCGAGGTTTGGCCGCTGTGGTGCTGGAGGTCTATCAGACATGGCGGAAGCACAGCAGCGGACTTCCCAACCCTCTGCTGCGAGACTGCAGCAACCAGCATATCCGG GAAATGTTGACGATGAGTTTGGCCTGTATGGAGTTGAAGTTAGAACAATGGTCACACACCAAAGGAAAGAACA CATCTccaagaagcagcagcatcagtcctGGTGATGACGAGTGTCACTCTGAATTCCCTGGGAAACATTTCCAGGGTGATCTTTTGCTGTTGGCCTTGGGTTCATGCCAGAAGGACCTGTTTGAGAACGACTGGCTGGATGTCATGGTGCGTGTGTACTGGCTGAAGGCACGGTTTCTGGCCCTGCAG GGAGACATGGATTTAGCTCTGGAGAGCTACGATGTGTGCACAGGCCTGTTGCAGAGCAAACCAAAGAACCATGAAGGGAAACATTACACCATCAGCCTGCCTAACCTGCGTGTGGATGCTGCCATCTCTGTAGAGGAG ATTGAAAAGCGGCTGAAGTCTCTGGAGCGTTGTCAGTCTCTGGAGGAGATCCAGCGTCTCTTCGAGTCTGCGGAATTTGACTCTGTGGTGCGCCTGCTGCAGCCGACTCTGAGCTATGTCAGCCGCGGTAAAACACTGGAGTTTGTGAGCTCCACACCAGAGCGGCCCGCTCAGCTGATTCTCCTGCAG AACTCACTGCTGAAGCTGGAGGACGTCCAGCAGTGTTTGGAGTGCAGCGAACAGGCCCTGAATGAAGCTCTACAGCAGCTCACCTCTGCTCCTCATGGCACACCTCCCACTAAGGAGGAGTGGGTATGCACCATTAGAAAGCTGCTGGATGGTATCGAGGTTTGCTTCACCAAGGACTCGCAGCTTCTGAGTAATTTCCCCCACTTCTCCAGTTTGTCTCGACTAGCAAACAACCTAATTCAG CTGATTAATCTGAGCATGAGCACTTCTGACGACCCCAAGGAGCCTTATTTCTTCTCAGTTCTGCCCTGGATTGTTCTGTATCGCATTATCAAACACGAGGAGGCTGCTTTCGACTGCGTGCTTCAACAGCATATGTCAGTCGGAGATGATGAAG ATGAGTCAGACGCTCCCATCCTTCCCTCCTCGCTAGCACTTTTGAACACAGCTCATGAGTATCTCGGTCGACGTTCATTGTGCTGCAGCTCGGATGGCACACTCCTCAAGTTCTAC GTTCGAGTTTTGGAGAAAGAGCTGGCCATCAGTTCTAAAACCGACTCTCATCCCtacaaagaggagctggagatggcGCTGGAACAGTGTTTTTTCTGCCTCTATGCTTATCCCAGCAAGAAGAGCAAGGCCCGATATCTGGACGATCACTCCTCTCCACAG GTGGAGCTCCACTGGAACAATGCACTCTTCATGTTCCAGTACTTTAAGCCCAAGTCGCTGCCTGAGTTCGACAGCTATAAGACGAGCACCGTGTCGGCCGAACTGGCCAATCTGTTGAGGAGGTTTGCCAGCATCGCACCACCAAGTGACACCCCCAAGCTGACTATGGAGGAAGTATCTGCTTATATTGAAGGCATGACAGAAAAG GCGCCGTGCCTCCCTGAAGGaagtgctcctcctcctccaatcACTGACGAGATCCACTACCTGCTGGCTGATTACCATTTCAAAAACAAGGAGCAGTCCAAGGCCATTAAGTTTTATGTTAACGACATCTGCGTGTGTCCTACAAG GTTCGACTCCTGGGCCGGGATGGCGTTAGCACGAGCTAGCCGCATTCAAGAGAAGCTCAACTCCAACGAGCTGAAAAGTGACATTCCCATATGGAAGCACTCGCAGGCAGTGCTGAACTGTTTCAAGAGGGCGCTGGAGATCGACAGCTCCAACCTTTCGCTCTGGATCGAGTACGGCACCATGTCCTACGCGCTGCACTCGTTTGCATCACGCCAACTTAAACAGTGGCGTAATGAGCCAGAG ATGGTGGAAAGGCGAGACGCCATGTTGGAGACGGCCTTGCAGTGTTTCCAGGGTGCTTCCCGTTGTGAGTGTGACAGCGATGAAGAGGAGTGGCTCATCCATTACATGCTGGGAAAGATCGCGGAGAAGCGGAAAGAGCCACCTGTGGAATATCTGCAGCTTTACAAGAAG GCAGCTCACTATCTGCATGAAGAAGCTGCCAGGTACCCCCGCAAGATCCACTACCACAACCCACCGGACCTCGCCATGGAGGCCTTGGAG CTGCATTTCCGTCTCGGTGCCACCATTCTGAAGCTCCTGGAGGCCAACGAGTCTGATCTGGACCACGAGCTTTTGTTTAACTTGCTAGTCGAAGCTGCTACTGGGCCTTTCGCtcgaggggaggagaagagtaTGCCGAGCATGCCCAGATCTCTCGAAAA GGAGAAACCCCCATCTATGATGGACTTCAACTGCCCATCTGTGTGCGTCAACAACACCCTGATCACCTCCCGGCCGTCGGCCGCCACTCCAGGTCTCACATCACCTCTTTACGTGGCCGCGCCGTTTGACCACGATTACGCCAAACGCAAAACGCTCCGgcggcagcagtggcagcagcagcagcagcggcaggaggaGCGGCAGGCTGATG CCTCACCAGAGTTTGACCATGATTACTGCCTGCCCAGGTCTCCATTGTGGCTGGCTTCTCTGAATG AGCGCAGCCAAGACAGTGAGGTGGTGATGCTCTCGGACTCCAACTCCACCCAGGATCCCTTCACTGACCCCACCAGCTCACAGGACAGCAGCCACAAAACCGTCTTCGGGAAAGCCAGCTCGTCGTCCTCCGAAAGCACCACCCCTGTGAAGGATGGGCACTCCACATCCGAAGACACGC ATTTGGTCTTTAATTCTTCTGTAGCATCACAGGGAGAGAATTTTGGGATCTTGACTGAAGAAAAAGTCATCCAGGAAGTTGTAGAATGCGTGGTGGTGACACTCCCAGAGACCCAAAAGGTCCCAGTGGAACCTTGTCCCCAGCCAGTTCCCGTCCCCGCCACACCTCCAAAACTTTCAGGTCCATCTCTGCAAGCGGCACCTCAAACCCCCGCCAGCGAGGGCAAGAAGAAGCCGGAGCCCCCTGCTGAGGTGATTGAGGTGCCTAAATCACTGCCTGCAGACCGCGTTGAGCAGAGACGCACACTGGTAGAAATGTGTGTCCGCATCCTCTTCCTGTGCCTCAGCCGCTTCCCTCAGCACTACAAGAGCCTCTACCGTCTGGCCTTCTTCTACACCAACAGCAAGACCCATCAG AACCTACAGTGGGCCCGAGATGTGTTGCTAGGAAGCGGTGTCCCGTGGCAACAGCTGAAGCACATGCCAGCACAAGGACTTTTCTGTGAGAGAAACAAAACCAACCTGTTCAAC GGCATCTGGCGTATTCCAGTAGATGAGATTGATCGCCCGGGAAGTTTTGCATCTCATATGAACCGATCCATCGTCCTCTTACTGGAGGTCCTGTATCAGCTAAAAGATCACGACACTTTGCTGAAAGTCTCCTTTATGCTGCAAAGAACCCCTGACCAGGGAAA GAAGTATCTACGTGATGGTGATCGCCAGGTTTTGGCCAAGAGAGCGTTCTTCCTAACGGTCAAAGTCCTGGAGGACAATCTGAACACTCTGACTGGG GTGTCTGAACAGCCTCACAAAGTGCCAGGGACCCCCTCCGTGGGGGAGATGACCACCACGGATGTGTCCAACAAGCCCAGTTCAGAGGACAACAGGACCGCTCTGCCTAAGAAGCCCAGACTTGCTGACGGAGTCGCTTATACGGTATCCAGAGATGCTTCCCAAGCACCGCTCGCCCCACCAGTGCTGCAACCCACAGATAAGAGCAAAGAGAGTCTCCCCGAGAAGGTGGACACTTCTGGGACTGATGGGCACAAAGCCGGGTCAGAAGAACCCATGGACCTGGGAACTGGGATCTGGAGAAGACCCGCGGGCCCGACAGAACAGCAGACAGAGGCGGGCACCTCTGCggagcccctgcagaaggtGGAGGTTGGACGGACATCTGAGCTGTCTCTGGAGGACCTGAGCATCAgctccaggcagcagcagcaactccaGGCCTCAGCAACCACCAAGGTCACGTTGCCAACCAGCGGGACGGATCAGGGGACACCGCGCAGGCCCAGCAGGAAACGGAAGCTCTTGGAGGATGTGGAATCGGGAAAAACGTTACTGTTGGATGCCTACAGGGTGTGGCAGCATGGCCAGAAGGTCATGACCTACGACCTGGGGCGAGTGGAGAAGATCATGTCAGAGACCTACATGCTGATCAAACAG GTGGACGAGGACGTGGCTCTGGACCAGGCCGTCAAGTTCTGTCAGATTCAGTTGGCCACTTCAGCACAAAGACAG ACATCGGTCGACGCCCCAACAACGCCAAAATACTCTAAGGAGCACAGAGAGTACTTCTTCCCTGCCTCGCTGCCGACACCTGTCCTGCTCAGCCAGGTCGCCTGCCACCCGCCCTCCAGCCAGGACGCCCACGCCAAAGTGGCCTACGAACCCCTGAACAAGCTGTCCAGACCCCCCGCTCCGGCTTTCTACGAGCAGTCCCCAGCGCCACAGCAGCGAAGGGGGGCTGCAGCCACGGCCTTAACGCCACACACAG gggagcaggaggagcccTTGGAGGGAGTCTCGTACCGACAGCAGGAGTCGCACCTCTGTCAGCAGATGAAACTGGCCTCTGTGTCTCAGGGGGGGCAGGAGTCCGCAGCAGCCGGCTGGTTCCAGGAAGAACCAGCCTCGTGTAGCACCGCTCAGCCGGGCCCAG accagcagcagcaattCACCAGCAACGAACACTCGAAGCTTCCAGACCCCAACAGGATCCGTTCCCGGATCCCCCCCAGCATGCCAAAGCTCTTCATCCCGTCCACCGTCAAGTTCCCCCCAGAGATCACAGTCACGCCTCCAACGCCCACGCTCCTCTCACCGAAGGGCAGCATTTCTGAGGAAACCAAACAGAAGCTTAAG AACGTCATCCTGTCTTCTCAGTCTGCAGCCACGGTGAAGAAGGACACGCTGAGCCAGCCGGTGCTGGAGGTTCAGGAGACGTCCAGTCAGGAGTCGTCTCTGGAGAGCgagtcagaggaagaggaggaggaagaagaataCATGGACACCTGA